A genome region from Nicotiana tabacum cultivar K326 chromosome 13, ASM71507v2, whole genome shotgun sequence includes the following:
- the LOC107792034 gene encoding putative serine/threonine-protein kinase PBL25 has protein sequence MSCLPCFQSKKANEPPEDLPVARPLNAPSPPPHFENNNYKPPCENANKVERASPVENGDSNAKTFTFRELASATKNFRQECLIGEGGFGRVFKGTLQGGEVVAVKQLDRTGTQGNKEFQVEVLMLTLLNHPNLVNLIGYCADGDQRILVYEYMPMGCLADHLMDIKEDQKPLDWQNRMKIASGAAQGLEYLHDKANPPIIYRDLRTTNILLDRDFNSRLSDYGLAKLAGGGNASHISPRVMGTYGYCAPEYERSGELSFKSDIYSFGVVLLELITGRRAVDTTRPAEEQNLVAWAQPIFRNPKRFREMADPLLKNKFPERSLNQAVGVAAMCLQEEPSVRPLIGDVVAAITSLEVAPPDEPIPESLSPDKDSSDTEISDDYEPKSSDNEDRSCENDQQNDENVHYNKDHQKVADSDEDDRASSDYGYGSTSGSSENENEGSTFERGGMTTKSGKWGSKSRRKSKLKSSSRTNSSSSRRKSKVLRDATKDPQTNDSFNLRDDKIHFSLRQQSSVKSKDVSFGAYSSHSSNEESESESNGLNHQHHVQLKHETMPQKLKS, from the exons ATGAGTTGCCTCCCTTGTTTTCAGTCTAAGAAAGCCAACGAGCCACCGGAGGACCTCCCGGTTGCTCGCCCCCTAAATGCTCCATCCCCTCCACCACATTTTG AAAATAACAACTACAAACCACCATGTGAAAATGCTAACAAGGTTGAGCGAGCTAGCCCTGTTGAAAATGGGGATAGCAACGCTAAGACTTTCACATTCCGTGAGCTAGCCAGTGCAACAAAGAACTTTCGGCAAGAATGCCTAATAGGAGAAGGTGGATTTGGAAGAGTGTTTAAGGGAACGCTTCAAGGCGGAGAG GTTGTGGCAGTAAAGCAACTAGACAGAACTGGAACACAAGGAAACAAGgagtttcaagttgaagtcttaaTGCTAACTCTCCTTAACCATCCAAATctggtcaatctcattggatatTGTGCTGATGGAGATCAGAGGATTTTAGTCTATGAATACATGCCAATGGGCTGTCTTGCTGATCATCTAATGG ACATTAAGGAGGATCAAAAGCCATTAGATTGGCAAAACAGAATGAAGATAGCCTCAGGTGCAGCTCAAGGACTTGAATATCTACATGATAAGGCCAACCCGCCAATCATTTATCGCGATCTGAGAACCACCAATATTCTATTAGATCGAGATTTTAATTCTAGACTTTCAGACTACGGCCTTGCCAAGCTTGCAGGTGGAGGGAATGCATCACACATATCACCAAGGGTAATGGGAACCTACGGTTACTGTGCTCCAGAATATGAAAGATCTGGTGAACTCTCTTTCAAGTCGGATATATATAGTTTTGGAGTTGTTTTACTTGAACTTATTACAGGGCGTCGTGCAGTGGATACTACAAGGCCTGCAGAGGAGCAAAACTTAGTTGCTTGG GCACAGCCCATTTTCAGGAATCCAAAAAGGTTCAGAGAAATGGCAGATCCACTTCTCAAAAACAAGTTTCCTGAGAGAAGTTTGAATCAAGCAGTTGGGGTTGCAGCCATGTGTTTACAAGAAGAGCCGTCAGTCCGCCCCTTGATCGGTGATGTTGTAGCTGCTATTACTTCCCTTGAAGTGGCTCCACCAGATGAACCAATTCCTGAATCTTTGTCTCCTGATAAAGACAGTTCAGATACAGAGATTTCAGATGATTACGAGCCAAAGAGTTCAGATAATGAGGATCGAAGCTGCGAAAATGAtcaacaaaatgatgaaaatgttCATTATAATAAAGATCATCAAAAAGTTGCTGACAGTGATGAGGATGATAGAGCAAGTTCTGATTATGGATATGGAAGCACATCAGGATCTTCAGAGAATGAGAACGAAGGAAGCACGTTTGAACGTGGAGGGATGACAACAAAATCTGGAAAATGGGGTTCCAAATCAAGACGCAAAAGCAAGTTAAAATCCTCCTCTCGAACTAACAGCTCAAGTTCAAGACGCAAAAGCAAGGTTTTAAGAGATGCCACAAAAGACCCTCAAACGAACGATTCATTCAATTTAAGAGATGACAAAATCCATTTCAGTTTAAGGCAACAAAGCAGCGTAAAGTCCAAGGATGTAAGTTTTGGAGCATATTCAAGTCATAGCAGCAATGAGGAATCAGAAAGCGAAAGTAATGGTTTAAATCACCAACACCATGTGCAATTAAAACATGAAACCATGCCTCAGAAATTAAAATCCTGA